From the genome of Amycolatopsis sp. NBC_01488, one region includes:
- a CDS encoding tetratricopeptide repeat protein, producing the protein MRELGGEPPKPWSLDAASARFRTLLASKRVLLLLDNARDAAHVAPLLPGAGGSAAIVTSRAALTELPQAHQVLLDVLPEADALRLLAAEIGAERVAAEPTAARKVARLCGYLPLALHLVGARLATRPRWPVDHLAHRLDDERRRLGETGVRASFALAVGALDDPAARAYPLLSLLDVTELSVPVASRLLDAPERETEELLERLTDEHLLTTPAPGWYRLHDLLRLYARELAPPGERAAAITRVVELCAAMAWQSMALVSAASHRHDWAAGRWAAGPASAAEVFAWLDRHQAHLVTVVRQAAATPGVPPEAIAAVGLGLYEYHRARARWRDAIQVDEVALRLVDGVDPVAAATLRNDLGVAEAELASGGEAAGFRRSHAFLRRSLAEWEAIGDERQLAGILNNLCFVYGLGDDVDTAIDFGERSLALNRTLGLRYVETLTLVNLAVLYGRQGDRSRELAYATEAVAVGEETGDVRGMAYGRMRIGVVHRELGRFAVAVEELSRSADLWREAGVRLYEAMTLAELGRAHLGREDRGRAREVLTEALELMREYGGEERAAAVRAELDRL; encoded by the coding sequence ATCCGCGAGCTCGGGGGCGAGCCGCCGAAGCCGTGGTCGCTCGACGCCGCGTCGGCCCGCTTCCGGACGCTGCTCGCGTCGAAGCGCGTGCTGCTCCTGCTCGACAACGCCCGCGATGCCGCGCACGTCGCGCCGCTGCTGCCCGGCGCCGGCGGGTCGGCGGCGATCGTCACCAGCCGGGCTGCGCTGACGGAGCTGCCGCAGGCGCACCAGGTCCTGCTCGACGTCTTGCCCGAAGCGGACGCGCTGCGCCTGCTCGCGGCCGAGATCGGGGCCGAGCGCGTCGCGGCCGAGCCCACCGCCGCGCGGAAGGTGGCGCGCCTGTGCGGATACCTGCCGCTGGCGCTGCACCTGGTCGGCGCGCGGTTGGCGACCCGGCCGCGCTGGCCCGTCGACCACCTCGCGCACCGGCTCGACGACGAGCGCCGCCGCCTCGGCGAAACGGGTGTCCGGGCCAGTTTCGCGCTCGCCGTCGGGGCTTTGGACGACCCGGCGGCCCGTGCGTACCCGCTGCTGTCGCTGCTGGATGTCACGGAGTTGTCGGTGCCCGTCGCGAGCCGCCTGCTCGACGCGCCGGAACGCGAGACGGAGGAGCTGCTGGAGCGGCTCACCGACGAGCACCTGCTGACCACGCCCGCCCCCGGCTGGTACCGGCTGCACGACCTGCTCCGGCTGTACGCCCGCGAGCTGGCGCCGCCGGGTGAGCGGGCCGCGGCGATCACCCGGGTCGTCGAGCTGTGCGCGGCGATGGCGTGGCAGAGCATGGCGCTCGTGTCGGCGGCTTCGCACCGGCACGACTGGGCGGCCGGGCGGTGGGCGGCGGGACCCGCGTCGGCGGCGGAGGTGTTCGCGTGGCTCGACCGGCACCAGGCGCACCTCGTCACGGTCGTCCGGCAGGCCGCCGCGACGCCCGGGGTACCGCCCGAGGCGATCGCCGCCGTCGGGCTCGGCCTGTACGAATACCACCGCGCGCGGGCTCGCTGGCGCGACGCGATCCAGGTCGACGAGGTGGCGTTGCGGCTGGTCGACGGCGTCGACCCGGTCGCGGCCGCGACGCTGCGCAACGACCTCGGGGTCGCCGAGGCGGAGCTGGCGAGCGGCGGCGAAGCGGCCGGCTTCCGGCGGTCGCACGCGTTCCTCCGCCGCAGCCTCGCGGAGTGGGAGGCGATCGGCGACGAGCGTCAGCTGGCGGGCATCCTCAACAACCTCTGCTTCGTGTACGGCCTCGGCGACGACGTCGACACGGCCATCGACTTCGGCGAGCGGAGCCTGGCGCTCAACCGGACGCTTGGGCTGCGGTACGTCGAGACGCTCACCCTCGTCAACCTGGCGGTCCTGTACGGCCGCCAAGGAGACCGCTCGCGCGAGCTGGCGTACGCGACCGAAGCGGTGGCCGTCGGCGAGGAAACCGGCGACGTGCGCGGCATGGCGTACGGCCGGATGCGGATCGGCGTCGTGCACCGGGAGCTGGGCCGGTTCGCCGTCGCCGTCGAGGAGCTGAGCCGCAGCGCGGACCTCTGGCGCGAGGCCGGGGTCCGGCTGTACGAGGCGATGACGCTGGCCGAGCTGGGCCGCGCGCACCTGGGCCGGGAGGATCGCGGCAGGGCGCGTGAGGTGCTCACGGAGGCGCTGGAGCTGATGCGGGAGTACGGCGGCGAGGAGCGCGCGGCCGCGGTGCGAGCGGAGCTGGACCGGTTGTGA
- a CDS encoding fumarylacetoacetate hydrolase family protein: MTSIARPGKIIALHLNYRSRAAQRGRVPEQPSYFLKPPTSVAASGAALERPAGTELLAFEGEIALVIGRTARRVTPETGWSYVGGVTAANDFGVYDLRYADKGSNLRSKGGDGFTPLGPAVLPAAEVDPAGLRLRTWLNGELVQEDTTDDLLFGFGRLIADLSQLITLDAGDVVLTGTPAGASVAIPGDVVEVEVDAAGRTTGRLVTPITEGTVPFGPYGALPRVDEQQRADAYGASTADFALTAELRERIESVGTATLSAQLRTRGYDAVSIDGLTSTRPGTRLTGRARTLRYLPYREDLFKEHGGGYNAQKRAIDSLGPGDVLVMEARGERGTGTVGDILALRAQVRGAAGIVTDGGVRDLAAVSALDIPTYHAGPHPAVLGRRHVPWDVDVAIACGGAAVCPGDVIVGDSDGVLVIPPLLVEAVVDAAIEQELRETFIAEQVAAGERVEGLYPMDEHWRGRYAGWLARR; encoded by the coding sequence ATGACCAGCATCGCGCGGCCCGGCAAGATCATCGCGCTGCACCTGAACTACCGCTCCCGCGCCGCCCAGCGCGGCCGGGTCCCGGAGCAGCCGTCGTACTTCCTCAAGCCGCCGACGTCCGTCGCCGCGAGCGGGGCCGCCCTCGAACGGCCGGCGGGCACCGAGCTGCTGGCCTTCGAAGGCGAGATCGCGCTGGTCATCGGCCGGACCGCCCGCCGCGTCACGCCGGAGACGGGGTGGTCGTACGTCGGCGGGGTCACCGCGGCCAACGACTTCGGCGTGTACGACCTGCGCTACGCCGACAAGGGCAGCAACCTGCGCTCGAAGGGCGGCGACGGCTTCACCCCGCTCGGCCCCGCGGTGCTGCCCGCCGCCGAGGTCGACCCGGCCGGGCTGCGGCTGCGGACGTGGCTCAACGGCGAGCTGGTCCAGGAGGACACCACCGATGACCTGCTCTTCGGCTTCGGCCGGCTGATCGCCGACCTCTCCCAGCTGATCACCCTCGACGCCGGCGACGTCGTCCTGACCGGCACGCCCGCGGGCGCGTCGGTCGCCATCCCCGGCGACGTCGTCGAGGTCGAGGTCGACGCGGCCGGGCGCACCACCGGCCGCCTGGTCACGCCGATCACCGAGGGCACCGTCCCGTTCGGACCGTACGGCGCACTCCCCCGCGTCGACGAGCAGCAGCGGGCGGACGCGTACGGAGCGTCCACAGCGGACTTCGCACTGACCGCGGAACTCCGGGAACGCATCGAGTCCGTCGGCACTGCAACGCTTTCCGCACAGCTGCGCACGCGCGGGTACGACGCGGTGTCGATCGACGGGCTCACTTCGACCCGGCCGGGCACCCGATTGACCGGCCGCGCGCGGACCCTGCGCTACCTGCCCTACCGCGAAGACCTGTTCAAGGAGCACGGCGGCGGCTACAACGCGCAGAAACGCGCGATCGACAGCCTCGGCCCCGGCGACGTGCTCGTCATGGAAGCCCGCGGGGAACGCGGAACCGGCACGGTCGGCGACATCCTCGCGCTGCGGGCGCAGGTGCGCGGCGCCGCCGGGATCGTCACCGACGGCGGGGTCCGCGACCTGGCCGCGGTGTCCGCTTTGGACATTCCCACCTACCACGCGGGGCCGCACCCGGCGGTGCTCGGCCGCCGGCACGTGCCGTGGGACGTCGACGTCGCGATCGCCTGCGGCGGCGCGGCCGTGTGCCCCGGCGACGTGATCGTGGGCGACTCCGACGGCGTCCTGGTCATCCCGCCCCTCCTGGTCGAGGCGGTCGTCGACGCGGCGATCGAGCAGGAGCTGCGGGAGACGTTCATCGCCGAGCAGGTCGCCGCGGGCGAGCGCGTCGAAGGCCTCTATCCGATGGACGAGCACTGGCGGGGGAGGTACGCCGGATGGCTCGCGAGGCGGTGA